Genomic DNA from Danio rerio strain Tuebingen ecotype United States chromosome 5, GRCz12tu, whole genome shotgun sequence:
GGCTGAGCCTGATTTCTTTAACGTTCTTTAACGTGTGGTCTTGAAAAATCTTAATTTGAAGGGCTATGTGGCCCTTCCCTTTACCTCTACACCACCAAGCTAatgaagagaattgggacactggACCTCTTCATGGCAACGCGCGGACTGAGGGGGAAGGGCCAAGAtgtagaattgagattgggccttaATCAAAGGCTCTACTATAAGGATATGGTGAAACATATTTGATGTTTTTTGTGCACTTCTTTGTTGAAGCACAATACATTTTGTACAGTACATGTGCAGACTTTGCACAGTCATGGACTTTCTGGAATATCATGGCATTTTAAAAGATCTGTTCttaaattgtaatgttttattCTGAAAGACattttctgcagtattttttactatttttaataaaataaaaatatatttttaaatgattttgtaaAAATTCTTCTGaggttttaataaaaactgtttgAATTGTTCAATTTTGTGTATTTGACTTTTATTGAAGttgcatttaacatatatttagtAAGAAAACTAATATATTTATGGTATATTGCGTGTGTGTTTAAAATGCACTCATAATTAATTTCTAATGTACTTGTAATACAgaaaaaatacactttaatgtCACTAAGCAAGCATGAAATTAGCATACATAGTATGCTTATTTAAAGTGTACTTCATATACTTAAAGTTGTTCCAATTTAGCACACAAAAGTACACTAAATACACTTAAAGTTGTACTTCAGTGCAATTTTATTACAACtaaaatatactttgcacaaaaTTAATATGTCCAAAATGTCACACTTAAGTAAACTAATCattaatacacttaaaatataCTGACAATTAGTCCGGATACAAGTAtactaagcattttttttttttcactagggAACCCCATGTATGAATCCATTCTCTTCTGCCTTAACGGGAGATTTTGCCTATAGCACTCCTCTGTGCTATAATGGTCTGTGTTGTAATGCATACCAGCACAAAGAATATGTTTGCGTATTACAGCAGCATGATAATACCACAGTGCCGTTAGGATTCTCTTCCCCCATATGTTAACCACATAAGTCATGGGCACACAGGCCACGTACTGCACGGTATCAAAATTCTGAGAGTGATGATGACTATGGACTTTGGGAGTCCCCACTTTGTGTCCTGGTCAATATGATGGTACCACCCCATGGAGGGAGTTTCTCTATTGATTTGAGAGCTGTGCAAAAGCGAATCACTAATCATCAGACAATCAGAAATCATCAGACTATGGCCATCcaattaaaattttgtttaatgGGTGCAGCAGGAGCAATAGTCCATAGGAAACCACGATCATCTCAGTGGGACTACATTCGCCTAGATGAGAAAATTGAGGTCGCATATGGCCCTTCTTCGGAGCATGCTGCTGCAGTTGCTAGTGAGTTGAGACAGCATGTCCGCAAACCAGGGGAATCACTACATGTACTAAGGGATGACACATATGAGAGGGTATCGGGGGCCTATAGTGATAGGAAAGAAAGAGAGCAGGATGCTATAGAAGTAGAAGTGTTCACTCATTCTTTAAGGGATACTGAGATTGTACAGAAGCTATTGGAGAAACGACCACACACCCTCGCCCAGGCTTATGATATCGCTCGTTGCTATGAAACCACTAAACCATGTCACTAGTCTCACAGAAACAGGAGTACATGGACTGTTATATCATAAGCCCCGCACAGTTGTGGTAAGGGAAGGGGATGAAGCGGTCATGGTAAAAGCTACCTCCACAAccagttttaaagcagtttcatcTGAGCGTCAGCACATGCCAGCCTCACAAAGAGGCTCTGAAGACATTAAATGGAAGGAAATTCGCTGTCATAACTGCACAGGTGTTGGGCATATAAAAAGGAATTGCCCCTCACCCAGGAAAACAACCAGGGGCCCATCTCCCATCTCTATGTCTCAAATGTGATTCATTTGAAACATTATAGTCAAGAAATGAGTATCCACATGACTATCCAGGGGTTAAATGTCTGTGCTGTATTGGACAATGGGGCACGGAAGAGTGTGTTGCCCTTGCAGCTGTACAATGCCATGTGTCCGGATTTCCAGACCCCACTCCAGCCGTCAGTGGTGAAGACAATTGTGGGGGTGGGTCCTGGCGATGTTTTAGTGATAGGTGAGAGTCACATTCCAGTCCAGATAAATAACCTACAAGTGACTGTGCACTTCTTGGTGGCAGACATCGCAAGTGGGGAGGCACTTCTGGGTCATCCATTCCTCACCCAGGCTCAAGCACATCTTGATTTCAGGAATAATTGCATCATACTTTTCGGTGAGGAAGTGCCATACTGTCAGGCTATGGATATACCGAAGACACAAGCAGTGAGGGTGGCCAGAACAGTGGTGGTTGAGGCAGGTTTGGAGTATGTAGTCAGGGGCAATATTAATTCCAAGAACCACCCTAAAGGGGAAGTGATGTTAAGCCCCATCAGAGGCTTTGTCGAAAAATATAAAGTACTGGTTGCTCGCGTGCTGGTGGATGCTCAGCCCTCCATGAGCATACCGCTCCGCATATTCAATCCGGGGAGCACAGCTGTAACCATCAAAAGAGGATCTATAGCAGGTTTTCTTAAACCTGCTAAAGCTTTAGAGTCTGTCAGGAGGCCAGCCAGTGCTCAGTCATCCGGGGAAAATACTGTTCGCAGCATTTACAGGAGTTGTATAATCAAAGTGTGGCTGATCTTAGCCGAGATGAACAGTCTTAGCTAGGTCAATTACTCCGCAATTATGGAAGTGGGTTTTCAACTGGACCTACCGATTTGGGCCGCACTAATCTGGTGCAGCATGCTATCATGACACGGCCGGGAATGGTCATTAAGCTACTCCCACGTCGAATGGCCCTAGAAAAGCAACAAGATGCTGACCAACAAGTAAAGCAAGGTCTAGAGGCTGGATTGACCCATCCCAGTAATAGTAGCTGGGCTTCCCCTATAGTAACAGTGCATAAAAAAGATTGCACTCACCGTCTTTGTGTGGATTATCGTGCTTTAAATGATTGCACCATCAAGGATGCTTATCAATTGCCACGTATACAGGATACATTGGACACCCTCCACGGCTCCATGGTTCAGCACATTGGACCTAGCCTCTGGGTATTGGCAGGTGGAATTGACGCCCACCGAACCACTGCCTTTTGCACCAGAAAGGGGCTATTTGAATGGAATGTAATGCCGTTTGGATTATGTAATGCCCCTGCAACTTTTCAAAGGCTTATGGACAGGGCATAAGCCAGTTCGCAGATCGAGACAAGCCTGGTGTATCTGGATGATATAATTGTGCTGGGTTGTGATGTTCCAGAGATGCTACAGCGTCTAAGTCAAGTTTTTGATAGGCTGCATACTGCTAACTTGAAGCTGAAGCCATCAAAGTGTTGCCTGTTCCGCCGACAAGTAGCATATCTGGGCCACATTGTCTCCAAATAAGGGGTGACCACTGACCCCTCTAAAATACGAAAAGTGTAGGATTGGCCCATACGTAAATCCATCAGAGAAGTTCATCAATTTGTTGGGTTGGCATCATATTATCGACGATTCGTGAAAGACTTTGCCACCATAGCTGAGCCTCTCCATGCCTTGACTAGGAAATATGCTCGGTTTCAGTGGACCTGGTGGCCTGGTGTGCACAAGCCTTTAGTTTGTTACAACAAATCAGAAATTCATTTTTTATGTGGTTtatgtaatattaattaaaaaacaggttttaatttaaaaatgtgttctctTTCTGACAAATCAAGGAAGCAGGAAAAATCAGAACCAACATACAAGAACTTGTACGTGACCAACAAAAATGCTACACCTAAGTTTGTAgttaaattgctttttttttttttttactagattgtagttaaaaaataaattgctttaaaCTAATTTTAATGGTCTACAATTATTTTGTATGCATTTTATGCTGTCTTTACAGTAATTACACACGTCTGTATGCACCAATAGTGATTGAAAGTGATTCAGAAGGGTCAGACCAGAGTACACAACATGTTGAAGAGGAATGgatgtaatttattaattatgttgTTTCTAAATTATTCACTCCATTTTTATAGCATCATGATTGATTGGCTTAATCAAAATCTTTGTGTTTTACAGCTCAGATGCAATCTCTGCTGCAGACATTGTGTCAGATCTCTCACAGAAAATCATGAGGACGTCTTGCAGTAGATTCAACAAAAATCGAGCAAATATTTGGGATGGAGCAGTTCGTGGTTTTAAACGTGCATCATATGATCCATTGCATGACATGCTTGTCAAATTCACAGACGATGAAGGCTCAACTGAAGATGCAGTTGACACAGGTGGTCCAAAATGTGAGTTTCTAACCCTAATGGACTGTTTAAAAGCACGGCGAATTTTTGATGGACCAGAAAACGGGAGATTTCTCACCTTTAATAATGCAGGTAAATTATTTACTTCAAGCTTGTAACTGCTTAATAATTTACGTTACTGTCTTTTTCACTAAGtctagaaaaaatatattttcttgtaGCTGTCAGAGAAGATGAGTACTTCCTTGCTGGCCGGATGATTGCAGTCTCTATTGTACATGGTGGTCCAGGTCCTCGCTTTTTATCGAACATGCTGTATGATTACCTCATTGGTAGGACTGACATTAATGGAACAGTTGAGGATGTAACAGATGAAACCATGAAGGCAGCTTTAATTGAGGTGCATCAAGTTTCTTTtaagtcatttatttgtttgttcatttaaaggcacaatatatatttttgctatatatatatatatatatatatatatatatatatatatatatatatatatatatgtatatatgtatatatatatatatatatatatatatatatatatatatatatatatatatatatatatatatatatatatatatatatgtgtgtgttatttgtaatttaattgcAACCATTTACCCCAGATATCAAGTGCAGAATCACTAGATGAATTGCACGCACTGATTGAGAAGTATGAAAGCTTGCTGCAGACTGCTGGGTGTTTTGATTTCCCACAAAGTGTAAAAGGCAAAGACAACATTGTGAAGGATTTCATACTGTGGTACATTATATACAGAAACCAATACTCTGTACAAAGGTAAGTCTTGTTCCTAATTTGagataatataataatttgttatttgttactttgtGATTTCTATTTGGGTTATAGATTTAGGGATGGGCTTTCCACCCTGGATGTCATCAATGCCCTGGAACAACACCCTATTGCATTCAGACCCTATATGTGCTACAGTGTTGACAGACTAACATCTGTATCTCTGGAGGATGTCTTCAAGCCACAGCTCAGTGAACCTGGAAGCACCAGACGACAAAAAGAAACAAGAATACTGGGATACTGGAGAGACTATCTGCTTGACACTGGAGGTAAAGAATTgaacattatattttattgttgttgataACAAATTTTGTGatattcttttgttttttgtttcatctTTTCAGAACAAGAAACAGGAGTCTCCCTCCAGAACATTTTGATGTTTGCCACGGGATTAGATTCACTGCCTCCTTCAACAATTGTGCCACAGCCCAGACTCATTTTTGAAAGGTCTTCTAAATTTTCCATTGCAAGCACCTGTGCCAACACAATCAAATTGCCAGTGTCAAAAAGCTATGATGAGTTCAAAAATGCAATGGATTTTGGAATTCAAAACTCACCTGGTTTTGGATTGCGCTGATTAGTATTAAAGTACGGAAAGCCAGTTTTTGCCACTGaacgaatttttttttttaaaggttattgCAAATTTTCATATCAGAATTGCATGATACAAACAcaattttatttctgactttataacttctGAGGAAAAATTCAGAattctaagattttttttataaccttttttattttttatttaatgatgaAAACTAGGgtttttgagtgtttttgtttacccttagttattgtttaaaaaaaaggaaagaaaatgtgTAAATTATTGATATTGTGGTATTGTTTGTAGATtccacaaaaatatattaaaaaaaatgatgaaaactGGCATCCAtactaaaaggatagttcacccacaaataaaagttaataataatttattcaccctcGTATTGTTTCAAACATGTATGAGTTTTGAGTAATGTTAGTTACCAGACACTTGACAGTACATACTGACCTCCACTGTACTTTTATTTTCTACCACGGTAGtcagaaagtgctatcaagtggCTGGTTACCAACATTATGCAAAATGtcatcttttttgtttaacaaaaataacaaacttgtatGGGTTTATATAAATTgataactttcatttttgggtgagttatgcctttgaatttcttttttctgtttaaatgtgGGCCATGTTCTTTAAAGTTATGTAGTTCTCCACACCAGCCTCCCAAGTGTGAGGTGTAGTTAGATTGGTTTGAGCATGTAGTTCTTCAAAGTGTGCCTGCAACTGTCCATCTCCACATGTGGAGATGTGCTTCCTGTGAGATGCTAAATCCAGATTCTCTTCCATTGAACCTTTGAATAAGGTAGTAAAAAAAGTCTaccattttgtttaataaaaaaaaaaaactacagtattaAATACATAACAAagtttattggcattttattctttaaatcaAAAAATTTAGTTGTTCATCCCCAAAATATAACTAATAAACCTAAAGCAATCTAAAGCTTAAGGTTTGCTTCTGTGGAGTAGTATTTTATCTAAATTTTCTATTCCACAAAAGAGAGTTGCAAAAGTTTGGCTTTTTGTGTTAATTAAAATCTTAATTTcattacaaaagttaaaaaactttttaaactcaCATACCAACCTTTGTGGAAGAGAGTACATGGCATCAGGTTTACCAGAAGGACAGCGAGATTGTTTAACTGCCCTAATGGTATGAGTGTTCCATGATTCTTTGTATTCATCAAGGTCCTTCTGCAGTACAGTTAAAAACGCAAAACGCATTAAGCATATCTGCTCATGACTGCCATTAAAGAGCTGTCTGTCTTTCAAGTCATTGAGAAGATCCATCCAAAATTGAGACCTGTATGAACAGACCAACATCAACATCCCTTTTACACATTAGGCTTTTTATTATAACATATTTAACATATCCAACTAAAACTCAGCAAGAAATGTTCAATACAATCTAAAAATGACCACCAGCTTTCAATTCTTTGGTTTGTGATTGAGGAGCCATACATATGGCTTGAAGCCCCTGCAAGGTCATCCATGTGTGTGGATCTCAAAGAACAGTGGATTGCGGCCATTGTTCCATTTTCAGTGCCACAGTCAGTGCGAAGTAGTTTCGGTATGACTCCAAATTCAGTGGCACATTGTAGGTAATTATGAGCTATAATGTCTGGGTCATTATTGCTAGCTCCACAAATTAACCACATAACTTTGCTTGAGTAACCATCAATGCATCCACTTATAGCCAAACCATATGGTTTTAATTTGTCATAGCCATCAACATGCCAGACATGATTAGGCCCCAAAGAATGGTAAACCCTTCTCACAAATCTTCTTCTTGAGCGTTGTTCAATGCCTAATGGATCAAGGTCTGCCATCATAAACATTACATCTTGCCTTCTAACTGTAAGATTGTGTTTTTGCCGTAAAGTCTGACACATTGTTCGGTAGCCACAATGTTGTCCAGAACCACTCAACTCTTCAATAACAGCAGACTGAACAATTTCCAAAGGTGAGTAGTTTTTTCGCCTGTACAAGGACaggtttttcagttttgtttttaaggTACGAAGGCTTATTTTAATGTTGTGTTTCAATGCCAAAAAATCTAGAATGACACTGTAACTGTGTCCATCTCTGAAGTATTTTCGAAGAAGATCATCCTCACAAAATTGGACAGATGAGTCTaacatctataaaaaaaaaaagaattaaaattatgttaaatgactcctgctgaaaaaaaatactGCATATGTTGAcaaggtatgttttgatgctggtcaTTTAATCATTGTTTTGGTAATAATCATTGTTTTGGTCTGTATAATTAATATCTATTTAATCAGAAGTAATCAGTGTTCCACTGCCACCTAGTGGTTGGGAGCATTTCCATTGTGTTACGTttttagtgttgcagcatttttcatcttagtgttgcagcgttttcatcttagtgttgcagctttttcatcttagtgttgcagctttttcatcttagtgttgcagcatttttcatcttagtgttgcagcattttcatcttagtgttgcagcatttttcatcttagtgttgctgcatttttcatcttagtgttgcagcatttttcatcttagtgttgcagctttttcatcttagtgttgcagcatttttcatcttagtgttgcagctttttcatcttagtgttgcagcatttttcatcttagtgttgcagcattttcatcttagtgttgcagcatttttcatcttagtgttgcagcgttttcatcttagtgttgcagcatttttcatcttagtgttgcagcatttttcatcttagtgttgcagctttttcatcttagtgttgcagctttttcatcttagtgttgcagcatttttcatcttagtgttgcagcatttttcatcttagtgttgcagctttttcatcttagtgttgcagctttttcatcttagtgttgcagcatttttcatcttagtgttgcagcatttttcatcttagtgttgcagcattttcatcttagtgttgcagcatttttcatcttagtgttgctgcatttttcatcttagtgttgcagcatttttcatcttagtgttgcagctttttcatcttagtgttgcagcatttttcatcttagtgttgcagctttttcatcttagtgttgcagcatttttcatcttagtgttgcagcatttttcatcttagtgttgcagcatttttcatcttagtgttgcagctttttcatcttagtgttgcagcatttttcatcttagtgttgcagcattttcatcttagtgttgcagcatttttcatcttagtgttgcagcgttttcatcttagtgttgcagcatttttcatcttagtgttgcagcatttttcatcttagtgttgcagcgttttcatcttagtgttgcagctttttcatcttagtgttgcagcatttttcatcttagtgttgtagcatttttcatcttagtgttgcagctttttcatcttagtgttgcagcatttttcatcttagtgttgcagcatttttcatcttagtgttgcagctttttcatcttagtgttgcagcatttttcatctaagtgttgcagctttttcaacttagtgttgcagcattttcatcttaatgttgttgtgttttgcaCTACTGGGCCACCGtagtgacgtcacgcgaagcggcttccgggtccaagcgctctattcaactgaatggggagactcatgaaatggtaataataaacgtttacaaagcaatttaaggctttcgaaaatctcaatcgcagtatatatgtccatgcctaatatccgatgtcagaaagtgattcattttttttaattgttacatttttggtatttgttatgcagcaagcccagagattgttgtgtaaactatgattt
This window encodes:
- the LOC137495523 gene encoding G2/M phase-specific E3 ubiquitin-protein ligase-like isoform X1, whose protein sequence is MTMRDKLRKQEKSEPTYKNFNYTRLYAPIVIESDSEGSDQSTQHVEEEWISDAISAADIVSDLSQKIMRTSCSRFNKNRANIWDGAVRGFKRASYDPLHDMLVKFTDDEGSTEDAVDTGGPKCEFLTLMDCLKARRIFDGPENGRFLTFNNAAVREDEYFLAGRMIAVSIVHGGPGPRFLSNMLYDYLIGRTDINGTVEDVTDETMKAALIEISSAESLDELHALIEKYESLLQTAGCFDFPQSVKGKDNIVKDFILWYIIYRNQYSVQRFRDGLSTLDVINALEQHPIAFRPYMCYSVDRLTSVSLEDVFKPQLSEPGSTRRQKETRILGYWRDYLLDTGEQETGVSLQNILMFATGLDSLPPSTIVPQPRLIFERSSKFSIASTCANTIKLPVSKSYDEFKNAMDFGIQNSPGFGLR
- the LOC137495523 gene encoding G2/M phase-specific E3 ubiquitin-protein ligase-like isoform X3, with protein sequence MTMRDKLSNYTRLYAPIVIESDSEGSDQSTQHVEEEWISDAISAADIVSDLSQKIMRTSCSRFNKNRANIWDGAVRGFKRASYDPLHDMLVKFTDDEGSTEDAVDTGGPKCEFLTLMDCLKARRIFDGPENGRFLTFNNAAVREDEYFLAGRMIAVSIVHGGPGPRFLSNMLYDYLIGRTDINGTVEDVTDETMKAALIEISSAESLDELHALIEKYESLLQTAGCFDFPQSVKGKDNIVKDFILWYIIYRNQYSVQRFRDGLSTLDVINALEQHPIAFRPYMCYSVDRLTSVSLEDVFKPQLSEPGSTRRQKETRILGYWRDYLLDTGEQETGVSLQNILMFATGLDSLPPSTIVPQPRLIFERSSKFSIASTCANTIKLPVSKSYDEFKNAMDFGIQNSPGFGLR
- the LOC137495523 gene encoding G2/M phase-specific E3 ubiquitin-protein ligase-like isoform X2 is translated as MRTSVFSNYTRLYAPIVIESDSEGSDQSTQHVEEEWISDAISAADIVSDLSQKIMRTSCSRFNKNRANIWDGAVRGFKRASYDPLHDMLVKFTDDEGSTEDAVDTGGPKCEFLTLMDCLKARRIFDGPENGRFLTFNNAAVREDEYFLAGRMIAVSIVHGGPGPRFLSNMLYDYLIGRTDINGTVEDVTDETMKAALIEISSAESLDELHALIEKYESLLQTAGCFDFPQSVKGKDNIVKDFILWYIIYRNQYSVQRFRDGLSTLDVINALEQHPIAFRPYMCYSVDRLTSVSLEDVFKPQLSEPGSTRRQKETRILGYWRDYLLDTGEQETGVSLQNILMFATGLDSLPPSTIVPQPRLIFERSSKFSIASTCANTIKLPVSKSYDEFKNAMDFGIQNSPGFGLR
- the LOC137495523 gene encoding G2/M phase-specific E3 ubiquitin-protein ligase-like isoform X4, yielding MRTSCSRFNKNRANIWDGAVRGFKRASYDPLHDMLVKFTDDEGSTEDAVDTGGPKCEFLTLMDCLKARRIFDGPENGRFLTFNNAAVREDEYFLAGRMIAVSIVHGGPGPRFLSNMLYDYLIGRTDINGTVEDVTDETMKAALIEISSAESLDELHALIEKYESLLQTAGCFDFPQSVKGKDNIVKDFILWYIIYRNQYSVQRFRDGLSTLDVINALEQHPIAFRPYMCYSVDRLTSVSLEDVFKPQLSEPGSTRRQKETRILGYWRDYLLDTGEQETGVSLQNILMFATGLDSLPPSTIVPQPRLIFERSSKFSIASTCANTIKLPVSKSYDEFKNAMDFGIQNSPGFGLR